TATATAACCCGAGATTCCTGTGCTCTGGCCCCAGAATCAGAGGAACCAGAAAGTGGCAGGGAGGGGTCCAACAGGTCCTCTGAGAGTCCTCGCTGGCACCACATCTACGTGATGCAGGTGGAACTGGATTCTGTCAATGGCCCTGCTCAGTCAGGAAAACTGTGCTGCGTGCAAGTGAGGTGGGCCACTCCTAAGCCTGGATAGAGAGGGACAGGGCTGGTTTTCACCGCTGGATCTGGAAGGAGTGTGAAGAAATGACAGCCCCCGCAGAGTACCAGCTGGCCTGCTGAGGGCCCTGCTCTGAAAAGGCCAGGATTTCAGGCCAGTAGAGAtgcactttcttttaaaaaagcattaatcACTCCTTCCTTGTCGCTCCCGGCTGAGAGCtgctgggagcctgggggagctgcccatgTTTGGGCGTGGGGAATTCAGCTGTTTCCACCATTTCAGTTTCAGCTGAGGAGAccaggaggccaggaggcagaAGGGATGGGCCCCAAATCTCAACCAGTAAGTGCAGAGCCTGGCATTGCTCACCCACCTGCCCCAGTACCTGCTTTCCAGAGCAGCAGGTGGACTCTGGATTCTGCCAGTGGTTATGCTGGTCTTCACTCCTGGTTAGGGACCCAGATCTAACACTCTCTCTTCGTACCCACGGAGAAAACTACTGGAGAATGAGGACGGACCCACTTGCCCACCTGTTCCCACTACCCCAGAAACCTGCCCTTGGCACAGCGTCTAGGCCAAGGACAAACCAGCCACAAGTGCACTTAGTTTCACAAATCTGATGAAGGCCGACGGCCTCAAACCTGGCTCTGAAGGAAGCCTGGAGAGACCAGCTCTCAGCTACCTGCCCCTTCTGGGGCCCAAGCCCCAGGCTGGAAAGGTGCTGGCATCCCAACTTTGGGCTGTGGACTCATCGCCCCAGTGTGGGCTGGGTCACGGGAACAACTATACTGAGACAGGACGAGTCCTTGCAGCCTAGGCAGGGAGCATGGCCTGGTTCTGGGGCTCACTCCCTGCTCTGCTAGGGCTTTGCCTCTCAGCTGGTGGGGCTGGGTCTTCCTGATTCTCAGGtactttttggtggagtctggGGTCAGTCCGGGGTGTTTGCTCTTGACCTTCTTGTGACGCTACATGCAGCAATACTGTGAGAGAGGAGATATGCCGGGGTAGCTTGGAGGCTCTGGACTTCCTGGGTATGGCTCTGGTTGGCTTCTCCATGGATAATGCTGCCTCCATGGACTCCAGCCTGGTCCCTTGCTCGGACAGGTCCCAGACAGGTCCCTGTCGCTGATGGTGGTCACAGTGGTTGTGTGATTGGTTAGGGTGGTCATACTGCACCGGCTTGGTCTTTGTGGTCACCAGCCCCTGCAGCTCATCTCCCACTTCCAGAGCCCTCCCCCTCTCTGCCAGCATCTTTAAGTATTCCTGGTGGCCCTCCTCACAGAGCTTCTGCTCCTTGAACTGCTGCTTGATTAAGGACAACAGCCTCCTTCTTTGGACTTCTGTCTGACTTCCTATTGGGGACACATGTCAGGTACTCCTTCTGCTTTTCCTTGAAGCTGAGAATGAGAAGGGCTCCCTGGTcacgagcatctgcctttcgtgGCTGCCGTGGCCCAATCTACCTTGTTTCTTAATGTGTTGCCAAATAAGTTGCAGACATCAGTATATCTTGCCCGTgctagagtatttttttttaaaaatcccggATGTTATTTCACCTATAAATACTTCGGTATATACCTTCAATAACTAAATACTGCTTGTCTTAACATGACCACAAAACCCTTACACACCTAACAAAGATAGCAATTCCTTAATACCTACCTCCTATCCAGTACATGTTTAGATGTTGTGGGGGGTGAATGCTGAATGACCATGTCGACACTGGCTTTCCAGGGTTTCTTGGAATCTGCGGAGCACCTGGGCCAGACCCCATAGTGGAGTTTGTAGGACCTACTCACAGCCCCTACCTCGTGGCCCCCACAGCTGGTTTGAGTCCACAGGTGCGCCCCTGACTTCAAGCTCCTGGGAAGAGCAGAGTCATCAGCAAGAGAGCCTGGGAGTTGAGGCCCAGCAGGAACATGCCAGCTAACCAGAGTGCTCCCCAGTGGTCCTCGGTCCTGGCTGCAGAGGGACATGGCAGCTCGTGTGAGGTGAGGAGTGAGAGGACTCCAGGGACAGGAATTCATTCTAAGGAGACAGCCCTAACCTGTCACCAGGGCCGGAAGAAAGGGGCAGATGGGTCATGGGGGTGCAGATTATAGATTCAATGCACCTGAGGTAGATCACTATCTTTCTGCTGAGAGTGAGGACCACGTGGCTGGGGTCCTAGGACATGGACATAAATGAACAAGTTCTGGCTGGTTTATCACTTCTTCATCGATTTATTATTACCTCCTTTGGTTTTCATTGAACTTTAGGATTTTTCTAAGATGCCATATAACTAAGCGGCCGAAGTAAATTGGTAAAATTTATGATCAGGGAAAAGAGAGGGCAAACTATCAACACCAGGACTGTGAACTGTAGATGTGTCTCTAACTAGAAAGCGtaatgagaaacaaaatgaaatcaacaaattaaaaacatattaggtTACTAATTACAGAAATGAGTTATATCAAGGTTACacctctcactgacttatttcacttagtattatgcCCTCTAGGTATGcccatgtttttttattttttatttttaattttatttttaattggagttcgatttgccaacatatagcataacaccccacccagtgctcatcccgtcacgtgcccccctcagtgccagtcacccagtcaccccaaccccctgcccacctccctttccactaccccttgtttgtttcccagagttaggagtctctcatgttttgtctccctctgatattttcactcattttctctcctttccccgttaatccctttcactatttttttatattccccgtgaatgggaccatataatgtttgtcctcctccgattgacttacttcactcagcataataccctccagttccatccacgtcgaagcaaatggtgggtatttgtcatttctaatggctgagtaatattccattgtatacatagaccacatcttctttatccattcatctttcgatggacactgaggctccttccacagtttggctattgtgcaggtgtcccggtgttttcactgcttttgtatttttggggtaaatccccagtagtgcaattgctgggttgtaggatagctctatttttactccttgaggaacctccacacagttttccagagtggctgcaccagttcacattcccaccaacagtgcaagagggttcccctttctccacatcctctccaatatctgttgttttctgtcttgttaattttcaccattctcactggtgtgaggtggtatctcattgtggttttgatttgtatttccctgatggccagtgatgcagagcattttctcatgtgcttcttggccatgtctatgtcttccttggtgaaatttctgttcatgtctttcgcccatttcatgactggattgtttctttgctgttgagtatAATAAGTTCTTTATTAATCTTGGATAccgggatccctgtgtggcgcagcggtttggcgcctgcctttggcccagggcgcgatcctggagacccgggatcgaatcccacatcgggctcccggtgcatggagcctgcttctccctctgcctatgtctctgcctctctctctctgtgactatcataaataaataaaaataaataaaaattaaaaaaaatcttggatactagccctttatctgataggtcatttgtaaatatcttctccattgTGTAGgctatcttttagttttgttgactgtttcttttgctgtgcagaagctttcaatcttgattaagtcccaatagttcatttttgctttgatttcccttgccttcctagatgtatcttgcaagaagttgctgtagccaagttcaaaaagggtgttgcctgtgttctcctctaggattttttttaaagattttatttatttattcctctaggattttgatgaattcttgtttcacatttagatctttcagccattttgagtttatctttgtgtatggggtaagagaatggtccagttttattcttttgcatgtggctgtccaattttcccagcaccatttattgaagagactgtccttttttcagtggatggtttttcctgctttgttgaatattagttgaccatacacttgagggcccatttctaggttctctattctgttccattgatctatgtgtctgtttttgggccagtaccacactgtcttgatgatcacagctttgtaatacaacttgaaatccggcattgtgatgcccccgggtctggttttctttttcagtattcccctggctattcagggtcttttctgattccacacaaatcttaagatgatttgttcccattctctgaagaaagtccatggtattttgatagggattgaactgaatgtgtaaattgccctagggtagcatagacattttcacaatgttaattcttccaatctgtgagcatggagtatttttccatctctttgtgtcttcctccatttctttcagaagtattgtgtagtttttagggtatagatcctttacctctttggttaggtttattcctaggtatcttatgcttttgggtgcaattgtaaatgggattgattccttaatttctctttcttcagtttcattgttagtgtacagaaatgccactgatttctgggcgtacattttgtatcctgccacattgccaatttactgtatgagttctaacaatcttggggtggagttttttgggttttctatgtacagtatcatgtcatctacaaagagggagagtttgacttcttctttgccaatttgaatgccttttatttctttttgttgcctgattgctgaggctaggacctctagtactatgttgaatagcagtggtgagaatggacatccctgtcgtgttcctgatcttaggggaaagactcccagtgtttccccattgagaatgatatttgctgtgggattttcatagatgacttttaagatgctgaggagggcagcccaggtagttcagcggtttagcgacaccttcagtccagggtgtgatcctggaaacccaggattgagtcccacatcaggttccctgcatggagcctgtttctccttctgcctgtgtctctgcctctctctattcttgtgtctttcatgaataaataaataaaatctttaaaaattaataagatgctgagaaatgttccatctatctctacactctgaagagttttgattaggaatggattttgtcaaattctttctctgcatctattgagaggatcatatggttcttgttttttctcttgttgatgtgatcacatttattgttttatgagtgttgaaccacccttgcatcccggggataaatctcacttggtcatggtaataatcttcttaatgtattgttggatcctattggctagtatcctgttgagaatttttgcatccctgttcatcagggatattggtctataattctcctttttcttggggtctttgtatgattttgttttgttttgtttttttgttttttctttgtctgattttggaatcaagatgatgctggcctcataagacgagtttgaaaaaaatgagtttggaagtattctgtccctttctatcctttggaacagctttagtagaataggtattatttgttctttaaattttgatagaattcccctgggaagccatctggccctggacttctgtgtcttgggaggtttttgatgactgcttcaatttcctccctggttattggcctgttcaggttttctatttcttcctgttcccgttttggtaatttgtggttttccagaaatgcatccattccttctagattgcctaatttattgacgtatagctgctcataatacattttttaaatcgtttgtatttccttggtgttggttgtaatctctcctctttcattcatgattttattaatttgagtcttttctcttttctgtttaataaggttggctaatggtttatctatcttattaattctttcaaagaaccaactcctggttttgttgatttgttctacagttcttctggtctctatttcattgatttctactcaaatctttattatctctcttcttctgcttggtgtaggttttattcaCTGTTCTGTTaacagttcctttaggtgtgaggttagcttgtgtattttttttccaattttttgagggatactTGTATtggatgtatttccctcttagaactgcttttgctgtatcccaacgtttttgaatggttgtatcttcattttcattagtttccatgaatctttttaatttttctctaatttcctggttgacccattcatcttttactaggatgctctttaacctccacgtgtttgagtttcttccaaatttcttcttgtgattgagttctagtttcaaagcattgtggtctgaaaatatgcaggggacaatcctaatcttttggtattaGTTGAGAcgtgatttgtgacccagtatgtggtctattctggagaaagttccatgtacgcttgagaagaatgtgtattctgttgcaataggatggaatgttctgtatatatctgggAAATATCTTTgatctagtgtatcatttaaggcccttgttcctttggtgatgttctgcttagaagatctgtcatttgcagaaagtgctgtgttgaagtttCCTacaattaatatattattatctaagtatgtctttactttggttattaattgattgatatacttttagctcccacattagaggcataaatattcatgattattaggtcctcttgttggatagatcctttaaatatgatatattgtccctcttcatctcttactacagtctttgggataaactttaatttatatgatatgaggattgctacccctgctttcttttgaggaccatttgaatggtaaatggttctccaacctttcattttcaggttgtaggtatCCTTacgtttaaaatgagtctcttgtagatcacaaatagatgggtcttgctttttttatccagtctgaaaccctgcgtcttttgatgggatcatttagcccattcacgttcagagtaactattggaagatatgaatttagtgtcatcacaatacctattcagtccctgtttttgtggcttatttctttgggcttcctctttattttacagagtcccccttaatatttcttgcagagctagtttggtggtcacatattctttcagtttctgcctatcttggaagctctttatctctcctattctgaatgagagctttgctggataaaatattcttggctgcatgttcttctcatttaggaccctgaatatatcctaccagccctttctggcctgccaggtctctgtggagaggtctgctggtgatctaatatttctccccatataagttaagaatctcttgtctctggctgctttaaggatcttctctttatctttggaatttgcaagtttcactattaaatgtcaaggtgttgaatggttttttattaattttagggggtacctctctatctcctggatctgaatgcctgtttccctccccaaattggagaagttctcaggtatgatttgttcaaatatgctttctggccctttgTCCCTCTCTGCGCTTTCTGggaccccaattatacatagattcttccttctgaggctattatttatttcccttaacctttcctcatggtcttttaattgtttttctcttctttcctcagcttccttccttaccagcaacttgtcttctatgtcactcactttctcttccacctcattaaccctagcagttaggacatccagtttggattgcatctcatttaattgttttttaattttggcctgattagatctaaattctgcagtcatgaagtctcttgaatattttatgcttttttccagagccaccagtagctttataattgtgcttctgaattggctttctgatatcgaattgtaatccatattctgtaactctgtggcagagagtactgtttctgattctttcttttgtggtgagctcttccttctagtcattttgctcagtgcagagtggctgtatgaatgggctgagtcaagaatattaaccacgacctaagtaaatttcaccctagatgattcttgctagaagtgaaaacccttctctctgtagcattccatctgttctctctttatttttttttttatttttttttttaatttttatttatttataatagtcacatagagagagagagagagaggcagagacacaggcagagggagaagcaggctccatgcaccgggagcccgatgtgggattcgatcccaggtctccaggatcgtgccctgggccaaaggcaggcgccaaaccactgcgccacccagggatccccatctgttctctctttaaatatcaggttgAATTCGTCggtattcaggatgatttgaaagctatctaagtggggatccctgggtggctcagcggtttggcacctgccttcagcttgtggcgtgatcctggggtccccggatcgagtcccatatcaggctccctgagtggagtctgcttctccctctgcctgtgtctctgcctctgtgtgtctctcatgaataaataaataaaatcttaaagaaaaagaaagctatcTAGGTAAGTTGGGGGGACTAGGTGAGTTGAGGACCTGTACTCTTCTACCATCTTGCCCTCAGTACCtgcccatgttttaaaaaaaaagattttatctatttatttgagagagagagggagagataacacaagccagggaggaggggtagagggagagggagaagcagactccccactgagcagggagcccaaagtggagcttgatcccaagaccacaagatcatgacctgacctgtaggcagacacttaactgactcagccatccaggtacccctagatCCACCCATGTTTTTGCCAATCTCAAGACCTCATCCTTTTTCATGCTGAGTACTATCCCATTGGTTATATCTAcgtcttctttctccattcaacagttgatggacacttgggtttcttccatatattggctattgtaaatattaCTGCAGTATACACAgtgttgtatgtatttttttgaatgaCTGTTTTCATATCTTTGGGTAAATggccagtagtgaaattactggatcatatggtagttctatttgcaatcttttggggaacctccatactgttttccacaggggctacaccactgtgtgttaattatatttcaataaacaaacaaaacaaacaaaaaacaacattaGACCTGCATTTAGTAGAAATTGGCAAATTTCTCTAAGGCCTGACTCCTTGGCCCCCTTTCCAGCTTCTCAAAGGGGAAACTACTTTGAATTCATGTAATTGATTCTTTTGCTACCTCCCATCTgtaaattacatacatatattgcTCGTTTGTTCTTTAGCAGGCATTGTGTTTCATCTTTCTAGCACAGGAGATAAGGATTTAGCTTTCTCCCATGCATGCCACCCCCCTGTATTCACACCCTTACTTCCCAAGCTCCAACCTCCTAATATGATTGTGTAACTTGGTTAGATCTATggtcagtatttattttttttgaccaTGTAAGCTATTCACAGCTAAGCCATGTTGTGTGgttt
The Vulpes vulpes isolate BD-2025 chromosome X, VulVul3, whole genome shotgun sequence genome window above contains:
- the NOL12 gene encoding LOW QUALITY PROTEIN: nucleolar protein 12 (The sequence of the model RefSeq protein was modified relative to this genomic sequence to represent the inferred CDS: inserted 3 bases in 2 codons; deleted 2 bases in 2 codons), with translation MSLCSQDRGPLGSTLVSWHVPAGPQLPGSLADDSALPRSLKSGAHLWTQTSCGGHEPRKADARDQGALLILSFKEKQKEYLTCVPNRKSDRSPKKEAVSLIKQQFKEQKLCEEGHQEYLKMLAERGRALEVGDELQGLVTTKTKPVQYDHPNNHTTTVTTISDRDLSGTCPSKGPGXESMEAALSMEKPTRAIPRKSRASKLPRHISSLTVLLHVASXKKVKSKHPGLTPDSTKKYLRIRKTQPHQLRGKALAEQGVSPRTRPCSLPRLQGLVLSQYSCSRDPAHTGAMSPQPKVGMPAPFQPGAWAPEGAGS